One genomic region from Leptospira tipperaryensis encodes:
- a CDS encoding transcriptional coactivator p15/PC4 family protein, whose product MGVIRDVDKGRGEVIRVEVSEYKGTKYLNLRVWYTDKDGEKKPTQKGIAIPPELYDEIREAVIEAESEVKGD is encoded by the coding sequence ATGGGTGTAATCCGTGACGTAGACAAAGGACGAGGAGAAGTCATCCGCGTAGAAGTATCCGAATATAAAGGAACGAAGTATCTCAATCTCCGCGTCTGGTACACGGACAAAGACGGCGAGAAAAAACCTACTCAAAAAGGAATCGCAATTCCTCCCGAACTATACGATGAAATTCGGGAAGCCGTGATCGAAGCCGAAAGCGAAGTCAAAGGCGACTGA
- a CDS encoding FAD-binding oxidoreductase, which translates to MKPIREPQINLFKKSNPYKAKVISNTLLTPEAGAGKRPKKEGESLVHRITLAIDHSAYPYVIGQSGGVIPPGEDPEKKAKGLADASYTVRLYSIASPSYSFGMKEDTIEFIIKRDNVYDENGNIQHKGVCSNYICDLKPGEEVTMTGPSGKKFLLPTTDFSGDIMFLATGTGIAPFIGMSEELLEHKLVNFSGNITLVYGAPYSDELVMMDYLRGLETKFKNFKLVTAISREEKNPFDGGRMYISHRVREQADAVKKILSGGGRFYICGGPKGMEKGVIEEIQKIAGDAGTYEDFKHHLEGAHQLFVETY; encoded by the coding sequence ATGAAACCGATTAGAGAACCTCAGATCAATCTATTCAAAAAATCGAACCCTTACAAAGCTAAGGTTATCAGCAATACTCTACTAACTCCGGAAGCTGGCGCTGGAAAAAGACCGAAAAAGGAAGGCGAGTCTTTGGTTCATAGAATCACTCTCGCAATCGATCATTCTGCTTATCCGTATGTGATCGGACAAAGCGGAGGAGTCATTCCTCCCGGCGAAGACCCAGAAAAGAAAGCCAAAGGTTTAGCGGATGCCTCTTACACCGTAAGATTGTATTCTATCGCTTCTCCTAGTTATTCATTCGGCATGAAAGAAGACACGATTGAATTTATCATAAAGAGAGATAACGTCTACGATGAAAACGGAAACATTCAACACAAAGGTGTTTGTTCCAATTACATCTGCGATCTAAAACCGGGCGAAGAAGTTACTATGACTGGGCCTTCCGGTAAAAAGTTTCTTTTACCGACGACCGATTTTAGCGGAGACATTATGTTTCTTGCAACTGGAACCGGAATCGCTCCTTTTATCGGGATGAGCGAAGAATTGTTAGAACACAAACTCGTTAACTTCTCCGGAAACATCACTCTCGTTTATGGCGCTCCTTACTCCGATGAATTGGTAATGATGGATTATCTTAGAGGTTTAGAAACTAAGTTTAAGAATTTTAAACTTGTCACCGCAATCTCAAGAGAAGAGAAAAATCCTTTCGACGGTGGAAGAATGTATATTTCTCACAGAGTTCGCGAACAAGCCGACGCGGTGAAAAAAATTCTTAGCGGCGGCGGACGTTTTTATATCTGCGGCGGGCCGAAAGGAATGGAGAAAGGCGTAATCGAAGAAATTCAGAAAATCGCCGGAGACGCAGGAACTTACGAAGACTTTAAACATCACCTTGAAGGCGCGCATCAATTATTCGTCGAAACTTATTGA
- the lpxD gene encoding UDP-3-O-(3-hydroxymyristoyl)glucosamine N-acyltransferase, whose translation MPQFTLSDLAKKISGSKIANSEKPEEILIEKVSPLTPGVQNSISFLSNKKMLSEVKNSLSSVILTTEEFSKDIGLPCLIVSNPELSLVELLDCIYPPYVPSGKISPSALIHPTAKLGEGVTVGEFVVVGENSVIGANTYLEDGVKISRNVTIGENSQIGPNSSIQHGVIIGKRFICSGNCSIGGDGYKFVTVNGKHHKIPHVGTVRIGDDVEIGSLCTIDRGGLEDTVIGDGCKFDNMVHVAHNCILGKNIIIAGQSGVAGSTIVEDDVIIGGACAVSDHLHVPKGTILGGGSSLRNSPKKKDIFVGWDYGLTFAEYQKVRVNIRNLVNFQKWAKRIKTLEKLSGIEIEE comes from the coding sequence ATGCCCCAATTTACACTCTCTGATCTCGCAAAGAAAATAAGCGGATCTAAGATTGCTAATTCTGAAAAACCGGAAGAGATTTTGATCGAAAAGGTTTCTCCTCTTACTCCTGGTGTTCAGAATTCAATCAGCTTTCTTTCTAATAAGAAGATGTTATCCGAAGTAAAAAATTCTCTCTCGAGCGTCATTTTGACCACCGAGGAATTTTCCAAGGATATCGGCCTTCCTTGTCTAATCGTTTCAAACCCGGAACTTAGCTTAGTTGAGCTTTTAGATTGTATCTACCCGCCTTATGTCCCTTCCGGAAAAATTTCTCCATCGGCCTTGATTCATCCGACCGCAAAGTTGGGAGAAGGAGTTACCGTGGGTGAGTTTGTAGTTGTCGGCGAGAACTCGGTCATCGGGGCGAATACGTATTTAGAGGACGGAGTTAAGATTTCGAGAAACGTTACGATCGGTGAAAATTCTCAGATAGGACCGAATAGTTCCATTCAACATGGTGTGATTATCGGAAAACGTTTTATCTGTTCCGGAAATTGTTCGATCGGCGGCGACGGATATAAATTCGTAACTGTTAACGGTAAACATCATAAAATTCCTCACGTGGGAACGGTAAGAATCGGTGATGATGTTGAAATCGGATCCCTTTGTACGATCGACCGAGGAGGACTGGAAGATACAGTCATCGGAGACGGATGCAAGTTTGATAATATGGTTCACGTTGCGCACAATTGTATCCTCGGTAAAAACATTATCATCGCCGGTCAGAGCGGAGTTGCCGGAAGTACGATTGTAGAAGATGACGTAATCATCGGAGGAGCTTGTGCGGTTTCGGATCACCTTCATGTTCCGAAAGGAACGATTCTCGGGGGCGGCTCTTCTCTTAGAAATTCTCCAAAGAAAAAGGATATCTTTGTCGGTTGGGATTATGGACTTACTTTCGCCGAGTATCAGAAGGTACGGGTGAATATTCGGAATCTCGTGAATTTTCAAAAATGGGCGAAGAGAATCAAAACTCTGGAAAAACTCTCGGGAATTGAGATCGAAGAGTAG